The following proteins are co-located in the Eleginops maclovinus isolate JMC-PN-2008 ecotype Puerto Natales chromosome 1, JC_Emac_rtc_rv5, whole genome shotgun sequence genome:
- the prdm2a gene encoding LOW QUALITY PROTEIN: PR domain zinc finger protein 2 (The sequence of the model RefSeq protein was modified relative to this genomic sequence to represent the inferred CDS: inserted 2 bases in 1 codon): MEDSPHVYISEFGYNEDLDEMDMNEEETSMESDMVNSPYQDTERDSFQCQHCERHFSTKPGLERHMHIHTSANKDAYKYKSNILEQHEKEKPLDLAGSAMQLHTSSTTGSNPPVLLAGDHTAQPDKWGAAEGRHACKYCEKMFTTHINKRRHERRIHEQQHLENTCRXKAQLPQEENLVGMCSETNQQETELGDETAPAAVLEKQVGHTEQYMLDISSNISENLSFYIDGKIVSTSTVSSCEAAEVHSASATLVGLDALILDPTQISQVLNTDSEMSGQPLARRRTATPPLLPQIKTELESDMGVSASSSSLVCSLIENLFPQNTEGTGVQKERTVFLSPKLKQLLEKQDGLTPTLALIADSQKPSSPVALSVLPAGTGRFKRRTGSPPPSSPHHSLPEETAESGDCEAVSTGQVETTHSSPVKDDTPPPLDETVSSTESWPPPTGGNSCNQQPLDLSNTVKSGEDVASVDAALDLSFQKTNLGELTLNVVSHAVLTEGKSNESMVGMTLMDTVEQNISLMNPETSLLTDFTILTGPDMMTPMQSMAEGLLYGLALPSNSLTPSPSLTPLSLQPASPCTIAFASHASHTGLTTSPSLITVLAPSHISNPSNQPIQVLAPDISRESLVICTENALNFSECDLTTAFATTNSANPVTLSQPLDPTLNLPGHMFLSDQITLSPPLLESAPMSEGQFTPAVTLSDSLINSYSITSNTVLIECTIALEAPGGAVPAAVTLQENTAEPPAQMAVDHLEQEQIASVPNPPSEDPAILLSSITESVTLSTSSSEAPPPVGEPGPDPELVVNAEPPTVKEEEEAAVSAPELPSQTSPSSAEEEDASTTPSDAHQQTFTKNFICNVCDKLFHSMKELGHHVGHHADDWPYKCEFCVLLFSKPSALLDHRSSLHGVGKTYVCSVCTKEFVYLCNLKQHQEELHPGQQCTYTEDEKGKLRPQNYNNLTKANTESSAPDAAEETKSVVKKEEGEVDEAAEELFTTIKILASDGAKLKGPDVRLGINQHYPSYKPPPFPYHNRSTTGSLASATNFTTHNIPQTFSTAIRCTKCGKSFDNMPELHKHILTCANASDKRRYTPKRNPIPLRHFAKTQNGVLSTTNSTNGLNASNRPSQSNRSKPNQEPAVRVKFKVLSKRKKKMVQRVMPQRNKSIASSNKMSRAHVDEQQEIFVCPHCSREFTMRRSRTKHMAVCPKKPKEVKKRKEGGISVTKENDGHLHRGAEETKQSSPLHKTRLQTSGPAKRPAILPVQTVLSNKRSKIIIKEPPNQETPTLSELPTVRTFNPSMRQYSRMQHSAKGIPIKITIVKPQQAAPPSPAGPEDSSSSEQSPAV; encoded by the exons ATGGAGGACTCTCCTCACGTATACATCTCAGAATTTGGATACAACGAGGACCTGGATGAGATGGACATGAATGAAGAGGAAACCAGTATGGAATCGGACATGGTTAACTCACCATACCAGGATACTGAAAGGGACTCTTTTCAATGCCAGCACTGTGAGAGACACTTCTCCACCAAACCAGGCCTGGAACGACACATGCACATCCACACCTCGGCAAACAAGGATGCttacaaatacaaaagcaaTATTTTGGAGCAGCATGAGAAGGAAAAGCCTCTGGATTTAGCAGGCTCGGCCATGCAGCTTCATACTTCATCCACCACTGGCTCTAATCCTCCCGTCTTGTTGGCTGGTGACCACACCGCTCAGCCAGACAAATGGGGAGCGGCAGAGGGGCGTCACGCCTGCAAGTACTGTGAAAAGATGTTCACCACACATATCAACAAGCGGCGGCATGAGCGCAGGATCCACGAGCAGCAGCACCTAGAGAACACATGTAG GAAAGCCCAGCTGCCCCAGGAGGAAAACCTTGTGGGGATGTGCAGCGAAACAAACCAACAGGAAACAGAGCTTGGTGACGAAACGGCTCCTGCAGCTGTTCTGGAGAAGCAAGTTGGACACACAGAACAATACATGCTAGACATCTCTAGCAACATTTCAGAGAATCTTAGCTTTTATATAGATGGAAAGATAGTGTCAACAAGTACAGTCAGTAGCTGTGAAGCAGCTGAGGTTCATTCTGCATCTGCGACTTTAGTGGGATTGGACGCCCTGATCCTAGACCCCACCCAAATCAGCCAGGTGTTAAATACAGATTCAGAGATGTCTGGTCAACCCCTGGCAAGGAGAAGAACCGCGACACCTCCTCTTCTACCACAAATTAAAACTGAACTGGAGTCTGACATGGGTGTGtctgcctcctcttcttcactcgTGTGTTCTTTAATAGAGAATCTATTCCCTCAGAATACAGAGGGTACAGGGGTGCAGAAGGAAAgaactgtgtttctgtctccaaAGCTCaagcagctgctggagaaaCAGGATGGCCTTACACCTACACTTGCACTCATCGCAGACAGCCAGAAGCCTTCATCACCGGTCGCTCTCTCCGTGCTGCCTGCAGGGACGGGACGCTTCAAAAGAAGGACGGGGTCTCCTCCACCGAGCTCTCCACATCACAGCCTGCCAGAAGAAACAGCAGAGAGTGGAGACTGTGAAGCTGTGAGTACAGGGCAGGTGGAGACCACACATAGCTCACCTGTGAAGGATGACACACCCCCACCTCTGGATGAGACAGTTTCATCCACAGAGAGCTGGCCTCCCCCCACCGGCGGTAATTCCTGTAACCAGCAGCCTCTGGATCTCTCTAACACCGTTAAAAGCGGTGAAGACGTTGCTTCAGTCGATGCGGCGCTGGATTTGAGTTTTCAAAAAACTAATCTGGGGGAGCTGACGTTAAATGTAGTTTCACATGCAGTTTTAACTGAAGGAAAATCAAATGAAAGCATGGTGGGAATGACCCTAATGGATACTGTAGAGCAGAATATAAGCCTCATGAATCCCGAGACCTCCCTCCTGACGGACTTCACCATACTCACAGGTCCAGATATGATGACCCCAATGCAGTCGATGGCAGAAGGGCTTCTTTACGGTCTCGCACTTCCCTCCAACTCCCTCACTCCATCCCCCTCCCTGACCCCTCTCTCATTGCAGCCAGCCTCACCGTGCACCATAGCATTCGCCTCCCATGCCTCACACACGGGGCTCACCACTAGTCCTTCATTAATCACAGTGTTGGCACCGTCACATATTTCAAACCCTTCAAACCAACCGATCCAGGTATTAGCCCCCGATATATCACGGGAGTCGTTGGTAATCTGCACGGAAAATGCATTAAACTTCTCAGAGTGTGATTTAACTACTGCTTTTGCCACTACAAATTCTGCCAACCCCGTCACTCTCTCCCAACCCCTTGACCCGACTCTAAATCTACCCGGCCACATGTTTCTCTCTGATCAAATAACGCTCAGTCCGCCTTTACTGGAGTCCGCTCCGATGTCAGAAGGGCAGTTCACCCCCGCTGTAACTTTAAGTGATTCCCTCATCAACTCCTACAGCATAACCAGCAACACAGTGCTGATAGAGTGCACGATAGCTCTTGAAGCCCCGGGGGGGGCAGTCCCTGCTGCAGTCACCTTACAAGAAAACACAGCTGAGCCTCCAGCACAGATGGCTGTTGATCACCTCGAACAGGAACAGATTGCATCGGTGCCCAACCCACCAAGTGAAGACCCCGCTATCCTCCTGTCCTCCATCACAGAATCAGTGACTCtgtccacctcctcctctgaggCTCCGCCTCCAGTGGGTGAACCGGGTCCTGACCCAGAGCTGGTTGTTAATGCAGAGCCACCGACtgtaaaagaggaagaagaagctgCTGTTTCCGCCCCCGAACTCCCATCCCAAACCTCTCCTTCTTCCGCCGAAGAGGAGGACGCCTCAACGACTCCCAGCGATGCACACCAGCAGACTTTCACCAAGAATTTCATCTGCAATGTGTGCGATAAGCTTTTCCATTCCATGAAAGAGCTGGGCCATCATGTAGGCCACCACGCTGATGATTGGCCCTACAAATGTGAGTTCTGCGTGCTGCTCTTCAGCAAACCCTCCGCTCTGCTCGACCATCGGTCCAGCCTCCATGGCGTGGGCAAGACTTACGTGTGCAGCGTGTGCACCAAAGAGTTCGTCTACCTTTGCAATCTGAAGCAGCATCAGGAGGAACTGCATCCCGGACAGCAGTGCACGTACACAGAGGATGAGAAGGGAAAACTAAGACCTCAGAACTACAATAACCTGACAAAAGCCAACACGGAGAGCTCAGCACCCGATGCTGCCGAGGAAACCAAGAGTGTGGTGAagaaggaggaaggggaggtAGATGAGGCTGCTGAGGAACTGTTCACAACCATAAAAATCCTGGCTTCAGATGGAGCCAAACTCAAAGGGCCTGATGTTCGTCTCGGCATTAACCAGCACTACCCCAGCTATAAGCCCCCTCCCTTTCCCTACCACAACAGATCCACCACGGGCAGCTTAGCTTCAGCCACCAACTTCACCACCCATAACATCCCACAAACTTTCAGCACGGCCATTCGCTGCACCAAGTGCGGGAAGAGCTTTGATAACATGCCCGAATTACATAAGCACATCCTGACCTGTGCAAACGCCAGCGATAAAAGGCGATACACGCCCAAGAGGAATCCCATCCCACTGCGCCACTTTGCAAAAACTCAGAATGGAGTTCTGTCCACCACTAACTCCACCAACGGACTCAATGCGTCCAACAGACCCAGCCAGTCAAACCGCTCCAAACCTAACCAGGAACCGGCAGTGAGAGTGAAGTTTAAGGTGCTGAgcaaaaggaagaagaagatggtCCAAAGGGTCATGCCACAGAGGAACAAGTCAATCGCTTCATCCAATAAAATGTCCCGCGCTCATGTAGATGAGCAGCAGGAGATCTTTGTGTGCCCGCACTGCAGCAGGGAGTTCACAATGCGCCGCAGCAGAACCAAACACATGGCCGTCTGCCCCAAGAAACCGAAAGAggtgaagaaaaggaaagaaggaggcATCTCCGTGACGAAGGAGAATGACGGACACCTGCACAGAGGGGCGGAGGAGACAAAACAGTCCTCCCCTCTGCATAAAACCAGACTCCAGACTTCTGGCCCCGCTAAAAGACCCGCCATCCTACCGGTGCAAACGGTCCTGTCAAACAAGAGAAGTAAAATCATTATCAAAGAGCCGCCAAATCAAGAGACCCCCACTCTGAGTGAACTCCCCACTGTCCGCACTTTCAACCCCTCGATGCGTCAGTACAGCCGCATGCAGCACAGCGCCAAAGGCATCCCCATCAAGATCACCATAGTGAAGCCACAGCAGGCGGCCCCGCCCTCCCCCGCAGGCCCAgaggacagcagcagctccgAGCAGAGTCCAGCAGTCTGA
- the si:ch211-156j16.1 gene encoding fibrous sheath CABYR-binding protein isoform X2, producing MNVQLLLLLALAGPFCAFTHASPTEIPSDLGVVDEIVEDVVPDVTEAPKEELSVFTGPPATEAAVAAAEEEVATEAPLVAEEEVATEAAVVAEEEVTTEAAVVEDVVEAVTEEVLPAVEVNTEEAVVETEAAATEAPEAPETLVTDPAVVDTAAATEAAVEEDVATDAAVVEGGDDVVVEGGTEEGLSSGTVVGIVIGALLAMIIVIAVVIAVVRRMGKYSSAKNKKPGKSVMPLRKKSAKQPERTKFWKF from the exons GCCCCACAGAGATCCCCTCAGACCTGGGTGTTGTCGATGAGATTGTAGAGGACGTGGTCCCTGATGTCACCGAGGCTCCAAAAGAGGAACTCTCTGTTTTCACCGGTCCTCCTGCAACTGAAGCAGCAGTGGCGGCAGCTGAAGAAGAAGTGGCAACAGAAGCGCCCCTGGtagcagaagaagaagtagcAACAGAAGCAGCTGTAGtagcagaagaagaagtcaCAACAGAAGCAGCCGTAGTGGAAGACGTTGTAGAAGCTGTCACAGAGGAGGTGCTTCCTGCAGTTGAAGTCAACACTGAGGAGGCCGTCGTTGAGACAGAGGCTGCTGCTACTGAAGCCCCAGAGGCCCCAGAAACCCTCGTCACCGACCCCGCTGTAGTGGACACCGCAGCCGCCACTGAGGCAGCGGTGGAAGAGGACGTTGCGACAGATGCCGCCGTGGTAGAGGGGGGAGACGATGTGGTCGTTGAAGGAGGCACAGAGG AGGGCCTGAGTTCTGGCACAGTGGTGGGCATCGTGATTGGCGCTCTGTTGGCGATGATTATCGTCATTGCCGTGGTGATTGCTGTAGTGAGGAGAATGGGAAAATACTC GTCTGCCAAGAACAAAAAACCCGGGAAGAGCGTTATG CCCTTGAGGAAAAAGTCGGCCAAGCAGCCTGAGCGCACAAAGTTCTGGAAATTCTGA
- the si:ch211-156j16.1 gene encoding fibrous sheath CABYR-binding protein isoform X1: MNVQLLLLLALAGPFCAFTHASPTEIPSDLGVVDEIVEDVVPDVTEAPKEELSVFTGPPATEAAVAAAEEEVATEAPLVAEEEVATEAAVVAEEEVTTEAAVVEDVVEAVTEEVLPAVEVNTEEAVVETEAAATEAPEAPETLVTDPAVVDTAAATEAAVEEDVATDAAVVEGGDDVVVEGGTEEGLSSGTVVGIVIGALLAMIIVIAVVIAVVRRMGKYSSAKNKKPGKSVMVSPLRKKSAKQPERTKFWKF, translated from the exons GCCCCACAGAGATCCCCTCAGACCTGGGTGTTGTCGATGAGATTGTAGAGGACGTGGTCCCTGATGTCACCGAGGCTCCAAAAGAGGAACTCTCTGTTTTCACCGGTCCTCCTGCAACTGAAGCAGCAGTGGCGGCAGCTGAAGAAGAAGTGGCAACAGAAGCGCCCCTGGtagcagaagaagaagtagcAACAGAAGCAGCTGTAGtagcagaagaagaagtcaCAACAGAAGCAGCCGTAGTGGAAGACGTTGTAGAAGCTGTCACAGAGGAGGTGCTTCCTGCAGTTGAAGTCAACACTGAGGAGGCCGTCGTTGAGACAGAGGCTGCTGCTACTGAAGCCCCAGAGGCCCCAGAAACCCTCGTCACCGACCCCGCTGTAGTGGACACCGCAGCCGCCACTGAGGCAGCGGTGGAAGAGGACGTTGCGACAGATGCCGCCGTGGTAGAGGGGGGAGACGATGTGGTCGTTGAAGGAGGCACAGAGG AGGGCCTGAGTTCTGGCACAGTGGTGGGCATCGTGATTGGCGCTCTGTTGGCGATGATTATCGTCATTGCCGTGGTGATTGCTGTAGTGAGGAGAATGGGAAAATACTC GTCTGCCAAGAACAAAAAACCCGGGAAGAGCGTTATGGTTTCT CCCTTGAGGAAAAAGTCGGCCAAGCAGCCTGAGCGCACAAAGTTCTGGAAATTCTGA
- the si:ch211-156j16.1 gene encoding fibrous sheath CABYR-binding protein isoform X3, whose protein sequence is MNVQLLLLLALAGPFCAFTHASPTEIPSDLGVVDEIVEDVVPDVTEAPKEELSVFTGPPATEAAVAAAEEEVATEAPLVAEEEVATEAAVVAEEEVTTEAAVVEDVVEAVTEEVLPAVEVNTEEAVVETEAAATEAPEAPETLVTDPAVVDTAAATEAAVEEDVATDAAVVEGGDDVVVEGGTEEGLSSGTVVGIVIGALLAMIIVIAVVIAVVRRMGKYSP, encoded by the exons GCCCCACAGAGATCCCCTCAGACCTGGGTGTTGTCGATGAGATTGTAGAGGACGTGGTCCCTGATGTCACCGAGGCTCCAAAAGAGGAACTCTCTGTTTTCACCGGTCCTCCTGCAACTGAAGCAGCAGTGGCGGCAGCTGAAGAAGAAGTGGCAACAGAAGCGCCCCTGGtagcagaagaagaagtagcAACAGAAGCAGCTGTAGtagcagaagaagaagtcaCAACAGAAGCAGCCGTAGTGGAAGACGTTGTAGAAGCTGTCACAGAGGAGGTGCTTCCTGCAGTTGAAGTCAACACTGAGGAGGCCGTCGTTGAGACAGAGGCTGCTGCTACTGAAGCCCCAGAGGCCCCAGAAACCCTCGTCACCGACCCCGCTGTAGTGGACACCGCAGCCGCCACTGAGGCAGCGGTGGAAGAGGACGTTGCGACAGATGCCGCCGTGGTAGAGGGGGGAGACGATGTGGTCGTTGAAGGAGGCACAGAGG AGGGCCTGAGTTCTGGCACAGTGGTGGGCATCGTGATTGGCGCTCTGTTGGCGATGATTATCGTCATTGCCGTGGTGATTGCTGTAGTGAGGAGAATGGGAAAATACTC CCCTTGA